The proteins below come from a single Oxyura jamaicensis isolate SHBP4307 breed ruddy duck chromosome 1, BPBGC_Ojam_1.0, whole genome shotgun sequence genomic window:
- the BEND2 gene encoding BEN domain-containing protein 2 isoform X4, producing the protein MEQSSEVNSNVHHVAQLAYGSEGLSVLTERVPSQMSHSASMQRGNGHVPEIVFLHNKRKRLAPTLVGQNVMRTREGEYEDSDSVIYEYEPDYECGSIVSEASYIGDQQKTLMEVLSYCQAMYDAIQKLDKKLDLLHRKVSEMQHTRVRPLLLKPKPVGFTYRSSSHLPQGRIRVQKSMERESSLQFSSPGQGMHNPVIRVALQNGHVQVNSTIKSVQQSVQIEPQQPVLRQSPPLPTIVSTHSLQSPFTAANSIPDLPPQSNLSASVVESTVNSAPSSVASSVMPAPSETSLGNKAVVVNYRNASGSVNISKELPSSSVSIHPSFEYVGDPVRNVKVLGNYLMKARQKTKPKYAARYLVRVLFPKETLLCSIMGVSARGRRTLDPNKIAAIREFLATNFPNYDLSEYGKDWKTCITNVNAMIRCLRSETKINPEIADGKEKLADTPDTSLCVDLNCSEDSGGSSQNPQKMTISTTDSLQNSGWEKFPEPFHTPSVKKLQSLEPMELLGSPWRNVQLPFSVIYVAKGKSRPELSARYLIRHLFTEDVLVKSNVYGNLERGMSPLDCNRINALRDFLQENYPSFDLKETGYDWKACVAAINSTIRSLRHDHKKAIAGINRRILARPPLSDKSPPQSPTSVKPCGSDTINLAD; encoded by the exons GAAGCGAAGGCTTATCAGTCCTGACTGAACGAGTGCCGTCACAAATGAGCCATTCTGCCAGCATGCAGAGAGGAAACGGTCACGTGCCTGAAATTGTGTTTTTGCATAATAAAAGAAAACGGCTTGCCCCTACTCTAGTGGGACAGAATGTG ATGAGAACCAGGGAAGGAGAGTATGAAGACAGTGACAGTGTCATTTATGAGTATGAACCAGATTACGAATGT gggAGTATTGTATCCGAAGCTTCCTACATTGGAGATCAGCAGAAAACTCTTATGGAGGTCCTCAGTTATTgccag GCCATGTATGATGCCATTCAGAAACTGGATAAAAAGCTTGACCTTCTACATCGAAAGgtttcagaaatgcagcataCTCGTGTGAGGCCACTGTTGCTCAAACCT AAACCAGTTGGATTTACATACAGAAGTTCCAGTCATTTGCCCCAAGGAAGAATAAGAGTACAAAAATCCATGGAAAGGGAATCAAGTCTTCAGTTCTCTTCACCAGGCCAGGGAATGCATAACCCAGTCATAAGGGTCGCTTTACAAAATGGCCATGTTCAGGTCAATTCCACAATAAAAAGTGTTCAACAGAGTGTTCAGATTGAACCACAGCAGCCTGTTCTTAGGCAGAGCCCTCCACTTCCCACCATAGTTTCTACACATTCATTGCAATCACCATTCACAGCAGCTAACAGCATCCCTGACCTTCCTCCGCAATCAAATCTTTCAGCCAGTGTTGTGGAAAGTACTGTCAACAGTGCACCTTCCTCAGTGGCATCCTCAGTGATGCCAGCACCATCTGAGACCAGCCTGGGGAATAAAGCTGTGGTGGTGAACTACAGAAATGCATCCGGGAGTGTGAACATTAGCAAGGAACTGCCATCTTCTTCGGTCTCCATCCATCCAAGCTTTG AGTATGTTGGTGACCCGGTGAGAAATGTGAAAGTTCTTGGAAACTATTTGATGAAAGCTCGGCAAAAGACTAAACCAAAGTACGCAGCTCGCTACTTAGTTCGTGTCTTGTTCCCCAAGGAGACCTTACTGTGTAGCATTATGGGAGTGAGTGCACGGGGGCGCAGAACATTGGATCCTAACAAAATTGCTGCAATTAGAG AGTTTCTTGCAACTAACTTCCCAAACTATGACTTGAGTGAATATGGAAAAGACTGGAAAACCTGTATTACAAATGTCAATGCTATGATCCGCTGTTTACgctctgaaacaaaaataaaccca GAGATAGctgatgggaaagaaaaattagcCGACACTCCAGATACATCTCTTTGTGTAGATTTAAATTGTAGTGAAGATAGTGGAGGGAGTTCTCAAAACCCTCAGAAAATGACCATTTCCACAACTGACAGTCTGCAGAACTCAGGATGGGAAAAGTTTCCAGAACCTTTTCACACACCTTCAGTCAAGAAACTGCAGTCTTTGGAACCCATGG AACTACTTGGAAGTCCATGGCGCAACGTCCAGCTGCCTTTCTCAGTCATTTACGTGGCTAAGGGGAAGTCTCGGCCGGAGTTGTCAGCTCGCTACCTAATCCGTCATCTGTTCACTGAAGACGTGCTGGTGAAGAGCAACGTATACGGTAACCTTGAACGTGGCATGAGTCCACTGGACTGCAACAGGATTAATGCTCTCAGag attttcttcAAGAGAACTACCCATCCTTTGATCTAAAGGAAACTGGATATGATTGGAAGGCATGCGTGGCTGCCATAAACAGCACAATCCGCAGTCTCAGACACGACCATAAAAAGGCTATAGCTGGAATCAACAGGAGAATCTTGGCAAGGCCACCATTAAGTGACAAGAGTCCCCCACAGAGTCCAACTTCCGTAAAGCCATGTGGAAGTGACACTATCAATCTTGCAGACTGA
- the BEND2 gene encoding BEN domain-containing protein 2 isoform X3, whose product MSDYDSVNVEDDVEAVIIDNSETEDGENGLSTQSCVSMEQSSEVNSNVHHVAQLAYGSEGLSVLTERVPSQMSHSASMQRGNGHVPEIVFLHNKRKRLAPTLVGQNVMRTREGEYEDSDSVIYEYEPDYECGSIVSEASYIGDQQKTLMEVLSYCQAMYDAIQKLDKKLDLLHRKVSEMQHTRVRPLLLKPKPVGFTYRSSSHLPQGRIRVQKSMERESSLQFSSPGQGMHNPVIRVALQNGHVQVNSTIKSVQQSVQIEPQQPVLRQSPPLPTIVSTHSLQSPFTAANSIPDLPPQSNLSASVVESTVNSAPSSVASSVMPAPSETSLGNKAVVVNYRNASGSVNISKELPSSSVSIHPSFEYVGDPVRNVKVLGNYLMKARQKTKPKYAARYLVRVLFPKETLLCSIMGVSARGRRTLDPNKIAAIREFLATNFPNYDLSEYGKDWKTCITNVNAMIRCLRSETKINPEIADGKEKLADTPDTSLCVDLNCSEDSGGSSQNPQKMTISTTDSLQNSGWEKFPEPFHTPSVKKLQSLEPMELLGSPWRNVQLPFSVIYVAKGKSRPELSARYLIRHLFTEDVLVKSNVYGNLERGMSPLDCNRINALRDFLQENYPSFDLKETGYDWKACVAAINSTIRSLRHDHKKAIAGINRRILARPPLSDKSPPQSPTSVKPCGSDTINLAD is encoded by the exons GAAGCGAAGGCTTATCAGTCCTGACTGAACGAGTGCCGTCACAAATGAGCCATTCTGCCAGCATGCAGAGAGGAAACGGTCACGTGCCTGAAATTGTGTTTTTGCATAATAAAAGAAAACGGCTTGCCCCTACTCTAGTGGGACAGAATGTG ATGAGAACCAGGGAAGGAGAGTATGAAGACAGTGACAGTGTCATTTATGAGTATGAACCAGATTACGAATGT gggAGTATTGTATCCGAAGCTTCCTACATTGGAGATCAGCAGAAAACTCTTATGGAGGTCCTCAGTTATTgccag GCCATGTATGATGCCATTCAGAAACTGGATAAAAAGCTTGACCTTCTACATCGAAAGgtttcagaaatgcagcataCTCGTGTGAGGCCACTGTTGCTCAAACCT AAACCAGTTGGATTTACATACAGAAGTTCCAGTCATTTGCCCCAAGGAAGAATAAGAGTACAAAAATCCATGGAAAGGGAATCAAGTCTTCAGTTCTCTTCACCAGGCCAGGGAATGCATAACCCAGTCATAAGGGTCGCTTTACAAAATGGCCATGTTCAGGTCAATTCCACAATAAAAAGTGTTCAACAGAGTGTTCAGATTGAACCACAGCAGCCTGTTCTTAGGCAGAGCCCTCCACTTCCCACCATAGTTTCTACACATTCATTGCAATCACCATTCACAGCAGCTAACAGCATCCCTGACCTTCCTCCGCAATCAAATCTTTCAGCCAGTGTTGTGGAAAGTACTGTCAACAGTGCACCTTCCTCAGTGGCATCCTCAGTGATGCCAGCACCATCTGAGACCAGCCTGGGGAATAAAGCTGTGGTGGTGAACTACAGAAATGCATCCGGGAGTGTGAACATTAGCAAGGAACTGCCATCTTCTTCGGTCTCCATCCATCCAAGCTTTG AGTATGTTGGTGACCCGGTGAGAAATGTGAAAGTTCTTGGAAACTATTTGATGAAAGCTCGGCAAAAGACTAAACCAAAGTACGCAGCTCGCTACTTAGTTCGTGTCTTGTTCCCCAAGGAGACCTTACTGTGTAGCATTATGGGAGTGAGTGCACGGGGGCGCAGAACATTGGATCCTAACAAAATTGCTGCAATTAGAG AGTTTCTTGCAACTAACTTCCCAAACTATGACTTGAGTGAATATGGAAAAGACTGGAAAACCTGTATTACAAATGTCAATGCTATGATCCGCTGTTTACgctctgaaacaaaaataaaccca GAGATAGctgatgggaaagaaaaattagcCGACACTCCAGATACATCTCTTTGTGTAGATTTAAATTGTAGTGAAGATAGTGGAGGGAGTTCTCAAAACCCTCAGAAAATGACCATTTCCACAACTGACAGTCTGCAGAACTCAGGATGGGAAAAGTTTCCAGAACCTTTTCACACACCTTCAGTCAAGAAACTGCAGTCTTTGGAACCCATGG AACTACTTGGAAGTCCATGGCGCAACGTCCAGCTGCCTTTCTCAGTCATTTACGTGGCTAAGGGGAAGTCTCGGCCGGAGTTGTCAGCTCGCTACCTAATCCGTCATCTGTTCACTGAAGACGTGCTGGTGAAGAGCAACGTATACGGTAACCTTGAACGTGGCATGAGTCCACTGGACTGCAACAGGATTAATGCTCTCAGag attttcttcAAGAGAACTACCCATCCTTTGATCTAAAGGAAACTGGATATGATTGGAAGGCATGCGTGGCTGCCATAAACAGCACAATCCGCAGTCTCAGACACGACCATAAAAAGGCTATAGCTGGAATCAACAGGAGAATCTTGGCAAGGCCACCATTAAGTGACAAGAGTCCCCCACAGAGTCCAACTTCCGTAAAGCCATGTGGAAGTGACACTATCAATCTTGCAGACTGA
- the BEND2 gene encoding BEN domain-containing protein 2 isoform X1, with amino-acid sequence MSFGFFKFTDYDSVNVEDDVEAVIIDNSETEDGENGLSTQSCVSMEQSSEVNSNVHHVAQLAYGSEGLSVLTERVPSQMSHSASMQRGNGHVPEIVFLHNKRKRLAPTLVGQNVMRTREGEYEDSDSVIYEYEPDYECGSIVSEASYIGDQQKTLMEVLSYCQAMYDAIQKLDKKLDLLHRKVSEMQHTRVRPLLLKPKPVGFTYRSSSHLPQGRIRVQKSMERESSLQFSSPGQGMHNPVIRVALQNGHVQVNSTIKSVQQSVQIEPQQPVLRQSPPLPTIVSTHSLQSPFTAANSIPDLPPQSNLSASVVESTVNSAPSSVASSVMPAPSETSLGNKAVVVNYRNASGSVNISKELPSSSVSIHPSFEYVGDPVRNVKVLGNYLMKARQKTKPKYAARYLVRVLFPKETLLCSIMGVSARGRRTLDPNKIAAIREFLATNFPNYDLSEYGKDWKTCITNVNAMIRCLRSETKINPEIADGKEKLADTPDTSLCVDLNCSEDSGGSSQNPQKMTISTTDSLQNSGWEKFPEPFHTPSVKKLQSLEPMELLGSPWRNVQLPFSVIYVAKGKSRPELSARYLIRHLFTEDVLVKSNVYGNLERGMSPLDCNRINALRDFLQENYPSFDLKETGYDWKACVAAINSTIRSLRHDHKKAIAGINRRILARPPLSDKSPPQSPTSVKPCGSDTINLAD; translated from the exons GAAGCGAAGGCTTATCAGTCCTGACTGAACGAGTGCCGTCACAAATGAGCCATTCTGCCAGCATGCAGAGAGGAAACGGTCACGTGCCTGAAATTGTGTTTTTGCATAATAAAAGAAAACGGCTTGCCCCTACTCTAGTGGGACAGAATGTG ATGAGAACCAGGGAAGGAGAGTATGAAGACAGTGACAGTGTCATTTATGAGTATGAACCAGATTACGAATGT gggAGTATTGTATCCGAAGCTTCCTACATTGGAGATCAGCAGAAAACTCTTATGGAGGTCCTCAGTTATTgccag GCCATGTATGATGCCATTCAGAAACTGGATAAAAAGCTTGACCTTCTACATCGAAAGgtttcagaaatgcagcataCTCGTGTGAGGCCACTGTTGCTCAAACCT AAACCAGTTGGATTTACATACAGAAGTTCCAGTCATTTGCCCCAAGGAAGAATAAGAGTACAAAAATCCATGGAAAGGGAATCAAGTCTTCAGTTCTCTTCACCAGGCCAGGGAATGCATAACCCAGTCATAAGGGTCGCTTTACAAAATGGCCATGTTCAGGTCAATTCCACAATAAAAAGTGTTCAACAGAGTGTTCAGATTGAACCACAGCAGCCTGTTCTTAGGCAGAGCCCTCCACTTCCCACCATAGTTTCTACACATTCATTGCAATCACCATTCACAGCAGCTAACAGCATCCCTGACCTTCCTCCGCAATCAAATCTTTCAGCCAGTGTTGTGGAAAGTACTGTCAACAGTGCACCTTCCTCAGTGGCATCCTCAGTGATGCCAGCACCATCTGAGACCAGCCTGGGGAATAAAGCTGTGGTGGTGAACTACAGAAATGCATCCGGGAGTGTGAACATTAGCAAGGAACTGCCATCTTCTTCGGTCTCCATCCATCCAAGCTTTG AGTATGTTGGTGACCCGGTGAGAAATGTGAAAGTTCTTGGAAACTATTTGATGAAAGCTCGGCAAAAGACTAAACCAAAGTACGCAGCTCGCTACTTAGTTCGTGTCTTGTTCCCCAAGGAGACCTTACTGTGTAGCATTATGGGAGTGAGTGCACGGGGGCGCAGAACATTGGATCCTAACAAAATTGCTGCAATTAGAG AGTTTCTTGCAACTAACTTCCCAAACTATGACTTGAGTGAATATGGAAAAGACTGGAAAACCTGTATTACAAATGTCAATGCTATGATCCGCTGTTTACgctctgaaacaaaaataaaccca GAGATAGctgatgggaaagaaaaattagcCGACACTCCAGATACATCTCTTTGTGTAGATTTAAATTGTAGTGAAGATAGTGGAGGGAGTTCTCAAAACCCTCAGAAAATGACCATTTCCACAACTGACAGTCTGCAGAACTCAGGATGGGAAAAGTTTCCAGAACCTTTTCACACACCTTCAGTCAAGAAACTGCAGTCTTTGGAACCCATGG AACTACTTGGAAGTCCATGGCGCAACGTCCAGCTGCCTTTCTCAGTCATTTACGTGGCTAAGGGGAAGTCTCGGCCGGAGTTGTCAGCTCGCTACCTAATCCGTCATCTGTTCACTGAAGACGTGCTGGTGAAGAGCAACGTATACGGTAACCTTGAACGTGGCATGAGTCCACTGGACTGCAACAGGATTAATGCTCTCAGag attttcttcAAGAGAACTACCCATCCTTTGATCTAAAGGAAACTGGATATGATTGGAAGGCATGCGTGGCTGCCATAAACAGCACAATCCGCAGTCTCAGACACGACCATAAAAAGGCTATAGCTGGAATCAACAGGAGAATCTTGGCAAGGCCACCATTAAGTGACAAGAGTCCCCCACAGAGTCCAACTTCCGTAAAGCCATGTGGAAGTGACACTATCAATCTTGCAGACTGA
- the BEND2 gene encoding BEN domain-containing protein 2 isoform X2, with the protein MSFGFFKFTDYDSVNVEDDVEAVIIDNSETEDGENGLSTQSCVSMEQSSEVNSNVHHVAQLAYGSEGLSVLTERVPSQMSHSASMQRGNGHVPEIVFLHNKRKRLAPTLVGQNVMRTREGEYEDSDSVIYEYEPDYECGSIVSEASYIGDQQKTLMEVLSYCQAMYDAIQKLDKKLDLLHRKVSEMQHTRVRPLLLKPKPVGFTYRSSSHLPQGRIRVQKSMERESSLQFSSPGQGMHNPVIRVALQNGHVQVNSTIKSVQQSVQIEPQQPVLRQSPPLPTIVSTHSLQSPFTAANSIPDLPPQSNLSASVVESTVNSAPSSVASSVMPAPSETSLGNKAVVVNYRNASGSVNISKELPSSSVSIHPSFEYVGDPVRNVKVLGNYLMKARQKTKPKYAARYLVRVLFPKETLLCSIMGVSARGRRTLDPNKIAAIREFLATNFPNYDLSEYGKDWKTCITNVNAMIRCLRSETKINPIADGKEKLADTPDTSLCVDLNCSEDSGGSSQNPQKMTISTTDSLQNSGWEKFPEPFHTPSVKKLQSLEPMELLGSPWRNVQLPFSVIYVAKGKSRPELSARYLIRHLFTEDVLVKSNVYGNLERGMSPLDCNRINALRDFLQENYPSFDLKETGYDWKACVAAINSTIRSLRHDHKKAIAGINRRILARPPLSDKSPPQSPTSVKPCGSDTINLAD; encoded by the exons GAAGCGAAGGCTTATCAGTCCTGACTGAACGAGTGCCGTCACAAATGAGCCATTCTGCCAGCATGCAGAGAGGAAACGGTCACGTGCCTGAAATTGTGTTTTTGCATAATAAAAGAAAACGGCTTGCCCCTACTCTAGTGGGACAGAATGTG ATGAGAACCAGGGAAGGAGAGTATGAAGACAGTGACAGTGTCATTTATGAGTATGAACCAGATTACGAATGT gggAGTATTGTATCCGAAGCTTCCTACATTGGAGATCAGCAGAAAACTCTTATGGAGGTCCTCAGTTATTgccag GCCATGTATGATGCCATTCAGAAACTGGATAAAAAGCTTGACCTTCTACATCGAAAGgtttcagaaatgcagcataCTCGTGTGAGGCCACTGTTGCTCAAACCT AAACCAGTTGGATTTACATACAGAAGTTCCAGTCATTTGCCCCAAGGAAGAATAAGAGTACAAAAATCCATGGAAAGGGAATCAAGTCTTCAGTTCTCTTCACCAGGCCAGGGAATGCATAACCCAGTCATAAGGGTCGCTTTACAAAATGGCCATGTTCAGGTCAATTCCACAATAAAAAGTGTTCAACAGAGTGTTCAGATTGAACCACAGCAGCCTGTTCTTAGGCAGAGCCCTCCACTTCCCACCATAGTTTCTACACATTCATTGCAATCACCATTCACAGCAGCTAACAGCATCCCTGACCTTCCTCCGCAATCAAATCTTTCAGCCAGTGTTGTGGAAAGTACTGTCAACAGTGCACCTTCCTCAGTGGCATCCTCAGTGATGCCAGCACCATCTGAGACCAGCCTGGGGAATAAAGCTGTGGTGGTGAACTACAGAAATGCATCCGGGAGTGTGAACATTAGCAAGGAACTGCCATCTTCTTCGGTCTCCATCCATCCAAGCTTTG AGTATGTTGGTGACCCGGTGAGAAATGTGAAAGTTCTTGGAAACTATTTGATGAAAGCTCGGCAAAAGACTAAACCAAAGTACGCAGCTCGCTACTTAGTTCGTGTCTTGTTCCCCAAGGAGACCTTACTGTGTAGCATTATGGGAGTGAGTGCACGGGGGCGCAGAACATTGGATCCTAACAAAATTGCTGCAATTAGAG AGTTTCTTGCAACTAACTTCCCAAACTATGACTTGAGTGAATATGGAAAAGACTGGAAAACCTGTATTACAAATGTCAATGCTATGATCCGCTGTTTACgctctgaaacaaaaataaaccca ATAGctgatgggaaagaaaaattagcCGACACTCCAGATACATCTCTTTGTGTAGATTTAAATTGTAGTGAAGATAGTGGAGGGAGTTCTCAAAACCCTCAGAAAATGACCATTTCCACAACTGACAGTCTGCAGAACTCAGGATGGGAAAAGTTTCCAGAACCTTTTCACACACCTTCAGTCAAGAAACTGCAGTCTTTGGAACCCATGG AACTACTTGGAAGTCCATGGCGCAACGTCCAGCTGCCTTTCTCAGTCATTTACGTGGCTAAGGGGAAGTCTCGGCCGGAGTTGTCAGCTCGCTACCTAATCCGTCATCTGTTCACTGAAGACGTGCTGGTGAAGAGCAACGTATACGGTAACCTTGAACGTGGCATGAGTCCACTGGACTGCAACAGGATTAATGCTCTCAGag attttcttcAAGAGAACTACCCATCCTTTGATCTAAAGGAAACTGGATATGATTGGAAGGCATGCGTGGCTGCCATAAACAGCACAATCCGCAGTCTCAGACACGACCATAAAAAGGCTATAGCTGGAATCAACAGGAGAATCTTGGCAAGGCCACCATTAAGTGACAAGAGTCCCCCACAGAGTCCAACTTCCGTAAAGCCATGTGGAAGTGACACTATCAATCTTGCAGACTGA